From the genome of Pelobates fuscus isolate aPelFus1 chromosome 11, aPelFus1.pri, whole genome shotgun sequence:
taaaatttctaaaGGGAACTTCAAAAACAGTCAGGAACTGAAATGTTACATCTAAAATGAGAATAGTAGCTTGTCACAGCAGCACAGCCAGGCACAAgtacaaaacatacaaaaaagggTTCATATCCATGCACATCTGCAAATGTGAAACACATGATATAATACACAGCATATCACACAGGATACTAGATGGGGTAAATCTCATTAAAGCTAAACATCAGAAGGTACTCACAAAGGCATTCCATCAACGATCACAAAGAAAGCAAAAGCTACACCCCAGTTGGACACCATTCAACCCAGAATGGTtatatcacacacatatatatacagtgccCAAAggcacccttggtaaatatgagcaaagaaagctgtgaaaaattttatttattgtttaaccttttgatcttttgttcataaaatacacaaaaatactctgatctCATGCATATCAAACATatgatgcatttaaaaaaaattaaaaaattaaaataaaagtataatttCACATCAAATGTAAATCTAAGCGATTTTACCACTGCTTATATACAACAGTGTGCAactaatttataaaatatataaattatacatcGATTgccttaaaataattttttagacTCTGTCTTTATCTGGTTTATTATGTGTACAAAAGCTAATTTTACATCATTATTTCTGATACTATATATAAAAGGGTTTAATAGAGGAGCAATATTGGTGTACATAACAGAGACCAGTCTGTCCTGATCCAGTGAATACTCTGATTTGGGTCTGAAATACATAAAAGTGGTAGAACCGTAGAATATTGCAACTACTATAAAGTGAGAGGTGCAGGTTGACAATGCTTTTTTCCTTCCGGAACTCGAATGGATAGTAAAAATAGCTGAGATAATGTTTACATAGGACACCATTGTTAGTACGAAGGAAACAATGATAACGCAGCCACCTACGGCAAACAAGACGATCTCATTGATCCAGGTATCTGTACTTGCCAGTTTCAGCACAGGAGGGACATCACAAGCAAAATGGTTAATCGTATTGTTTCCACAAAAAGGTAAAGTGAATGTAAGGATGTTGTGTATTAAAGAATTCACTGCACTAATGAGCCATGATCCGGTAATGAGCTGAATACACACTTTTCTACTCATAATTGTCGTGTATGATAATGGACGACATATGGCGTTATATCGATCGTATGCCATGGCTGCTAGCATATAGCACTCCACACTACCAAAGAGAAATCCACAATACATTTGAATGGCACAACCATAGAAAGAGATTGCTTTACGCTCTGATAGAAAATTTGCTAACATTTTGGGAACTATAGCTGAAATGTAACATATTTCTGTAAAGGAGAAGTTGGCAAGGTTAAAGTACATAGGATTGTGAAGATTTGAACTCAAGTTATAGAGAAGAATAATGGAGGCATTTCCACTGAACGAAATAACATAGATACATAAAAATAGTAGAAACAAATGAATCTGATATTTGGAATTCTCAGATAGTCCAAAAAAGACAAATTCTGTAATCATGGTGCAGTTTATTTTATCCATTTGAATGATGGACCTGTAAACGTAAAAAAGTtagtgtagaaacatagaatgttacagcagataagaaccattcggcccatctagtctgcccaattttctaagtactctcattaggtccctggccttatcttatagttaggattgccttatgcctatcccacgcatgcttaaactcctttactgtgttaacctctaccacttcagctggaaggatattccatgcatccattatcctctatgtaaagtaatacttcctgatattatttttaaacctttgtccctctaatttaagactatgtcctcttgatgtggtagtttttcttcttttaaatatagtctcctcctttactgtgttgattccctttatgcatttaaatatttccatcatatcccccttgtctcgtctttcctccaagctatacatgttaagttcctttaacctttcctggtaagttttctcctgcaatccatgaaccagtttagtagcccttttctgaactctctccTAAGTATGAATAAACTTCTGGAGATacgatctccagtactgcgtataatactccaagtgaggtctcaccagtgttctgtacaatggcatgagcacttccctctttctactgctaatacctctccgtatgcaaccaagcattctgctagcatttcctgctgctctattgcattgtctgcctacctttaagtcatctgaattaATTAACCCAtaaatccctttcttcagatgtCGAGGTAAGGACTCAAATATTCTGTTCTCTGCTCTTGGGTTTTTAGgtccaaaatgcattatcttgcacttatcctcattaaatgtcagctgccacaactctgaccatttttctagtttacctaaataatttgccatttggcttatccctcctagaaCATCAACCCTTTTGCAAATTTTagaatcatcagcaaaaagacataactTACCATCAAGAACTTCTGCCATATcagtaatataaatattaaagagaatgggtccaagtacagatccctgaggtaccccactggtgacaagcccaagctttgaatatactccattgactacaaccctctgttgcctgtcactcagccactgccttacccattcaacaatactggaatccaaacttaacgAATTAGGAAAAAAGAAAACCTGTATTTCCTCTCTTTTTAAAGACATTTATTAATTTAAAGTCTGGACACAGTTCAGACGAACAGTACAATGCAAAGTGCAATTAACCACTAGCAAGTAGTCTAGCATTACTTTAAACAATGTGAATGtaacacaaaagtaaatataatgGAGTAAAATTTGGAAGGAGGGCTACCCACCTACCCACCTCACGgagggttcttttttttttttttttaattctttatttttggtgcaaaacATTTTACAGGCAGGCCCATGTAGCCacgacagcagacacaggcagGTTCATGCAAACATGTTCGTGACATTtgacatttgcacatttttgttgatAGGAACTATAACAGGCTAGGAAACATTCCTTAAATGGTATAATATGCTGGAGTATTCAGACATAGAAACAGTTAAGTGTAGGATTGATAATCTGCTTTGTCCGTTTAGTTTGAGTCTAACAGGCTAAAACAAATCGGATGCTCATTAAGGGTTAAAACATGCTTAGTGGTTGattgtaaaattataaaaatacaggCCACAATAGTAGTCGTGTGAGACCTTCTACTCTAGACATTCCTATATAAGATGATACGTCTTTCTGGGTATAGATTCAGATATGAGTGAAGCAACTTTAAGCAAGCCTACTGAAATGTTAAACGGTCTATTAAAGGGTTAACAGTAGACTGTGCATTATTATAAACACGTATTAAGTAAGTAAAGTGTGAAGTCGTAACAGAAAGGTTA
Proteins encoded in this window:
- the LOC134576939 gene encoding olfactory receptor 5AR1-like: MDKINCTMITEFVFFGLSENSKYQIHLFLLFLCIYVISFSGNASIILLYNLSSNLHNPMYFNLANFSFTEICYISAIVPKMLANFLSERKAISFYGCAIQMYCGFLFGSVECYMLAAMAYDRYNAICRPLSYTTIMSRKVCIQLITGSWLISAVNSLIHNILTFTLPFCGNNTINHFACDVPPVLKLASTDTWINEIVLFAVGGCVIIVSFVLTMVSYVNIISAIFTIHSSSGRKKALSTCTSHFIVVAIFYGSTTFMYFRPKSEYSLDQDRLVSVMYTNIAPLLNPFIYSIRNNDVKLAFVHIINQIKTESKKLF